The Prochlorococcus marinus XMU1404 region ATTCACTTGATAATAAGAAAGGATTATCAGTTGTTTTGTTAGATGAGATTGGATCAGGTACAGATCCTCTTGAAGGAAGTGCTCTTGCGATGGCTTTATTAAAAGAATTTGCAAATAAATCTGATATCACTTTAGCAACTACACATTATGGAGATATTAAGGCTCTAAAATATAATGACTCAAGATTTGAAAACGTATCAGTTGCCTTTGATGAGGATTCTTTGAAACCAAAATATATACTCAACTGGGGTATTCCTGGGAGAAGTAATGCCTTGTCAATTTCAAAAAGAATTGGTCTCGATGAAGGCATACTCAATGAAGCTGCAAATTATCTAAAGCCAAAAGAAGTTGATAATATTAACAGTATTATCAAAGGACTTGAGGAAGAGAGGATTAAACAACAAAATTCTGCAGAAGCCGCTGCAGAACTCATTGCAAGAACTGAAATATTACATGATGAACTGAAGAGAAATTATGAATATCAAAAAATAAATGCTGAAAAAATCCAGGAAATTGAAAGGTCTAAATTATCAAAACATATTGTATCCGCTAAAAAAGAGGTAATAGATTTGATTAAAAAATTAAGAGATAAAAATGTCAATGGAGAGGATACGAGAATTATTGGAAAAAGATTAAAGGAAATTGAGACGGAACATCTAACCCAAAAAAAATTTGAAAAGTCAATATCGTGGGATCCTCAGGTAGGCGATTTTGTAAAAATTAAAAGTCTAAATAGTACGGGACAAATTGTAGATTTAGATAAAAAAGGTGGTTTTTACGAAGTTAAATGTGGTTCATTCAGAAGCACATTATCTGTAAATGACTTTGAAGGTATTAATGGAGAAAAGCCTAACTTCAAAATGTCAAAAATTGAGATCAAGTCTACAAGAGAAGATTTTTCTTTTTCTAAAATTAGAACAAGTAAAAATACAATTGACGTAAGAGGACTAAGAGTTCATGAAGCCGAAATAATTATTGAGGAGAAAATTAGAAAATTTCATGGACCGCTATGGATTGTTCATGGAATTGGCACAGGGAAATTAAAAAAAGGACTAAGAAATTGGTTATCAGGTTTAAATTATGTTGATAAGATTGAAGATGCAGCCAACAACGAAGGCGGACCTGGTTGCAGTATTGCGTGGATAAAATAAAATTTAAAATACCTAGAAAACAATTTAATAAGCTTAATTAAGTGCAATTTATTGATCAAGCAAACATTATTCTTAAAGCTGGAAAAGGTGGAAATGGAATAGTTTCATTTAGAAGAGAAAAGTTCGTTCCTGCTGGAGGACCTTCGGGGGGAAATGGTGGCAGAGGGGGTTCAGTTATTTTGATGGCTGATAATAATCTTCAAACATTATTAGATTTCAAATTTAAACGTGAAATAATTGCTGAAGATGGATGCAAAGGAGGTCCTAATAAGAGATCAGGTGCTTCAGGTGAGGATAGAATCCTTAAAGTTCCCTGCGGTACAGAAATAAGGGATATTAAAACTGGTATTATTTTAGGAGACTTAACTAAAGATAAACAAAGTTTAACTATTGCCATTGGAGGAAGAGGTGGACATGGTAATGCTTACTATTTAAGTAATCAAAATAGAGCCCCAGAATCATTTACTGAAGGAAAAGATGGTGAGATATGGGAGGTTCAATTAGAACTAAAACTTCTTGCAGAGGTTGGGATTATAGGCCTTCCAAATGCTGGGAAAAGTACTTTGATTTCCGTTGTATCATCTGCCCGTCCAAAAATTGCAAATTATCCTTTCACGACTCTAATACCTAACTTAGGTGTAGTAAGAAAAATTGATGGGAATGGTTGCCTTTTTGCGGATATTCCAGGATTAATATCAGGTGCAGCTGATGGAGTAGGTTTAGGGCATGATTTTTTAAGGCACATCCAAAGAACGAAGATACTTGTTCACTTAATTGATGCAATTGCAGAAAATCCTTTACATGATTTTGAGATTATTGAGCAGGAATTAAAAAAATATGGGAAAGGTCTTTTAGATAAAGAGAGGATAATAGTGTTAAATAAAATGGAGCTGGTAGATGATGATTATTTGAAAATAATTACAAAAAAGTTAGAAGATTTATCAAAAAAGAAAGTTTTAGTTATTTCTTCATCTTTAAAAAAAGGTTTATCCTCACTGCTTTCTGAAGTGTGGAAAAGGATCTAACTTAAATTAAAAATTTTTTTGTAAATAAATACACTTGATTTAATAATGAAAATTAGCCATAAATAAGATAATTCTTTAAACATAATATGAATTTCTATAGTTGTTTTGATAAACAAGGAAAAATAATAGCTAGATGTCAAACCATTCAAGATATTGAGGTTCTTAAGAAAATGGGAAGACCGATTGTAGAAGTTAAGGAAATGAAAAATGAAGAGTCGGTGGTATGTTCTCTGACAGGTAGCCCATCAGATTTTAATATGGATTACTAAAAGAATTCAAGAACTAAAAAAGGGCTCAAAAAGCCCTTTTTTTTATGCATTATCTAATAATTAAGAAAACTTAATCATCATAAACAAGACATTCTGGTTCGTCTGGGTTGGCGTCACAAAATAATTCCAAAGCATTAGGGTCATGTTTATCTTCTGGATGATGACCCTTATATTCTTCGAGTTCTTTTAGCTCTTCAGTTAAATGTCTGACCTTTGGAAGATTGCCCTCTGCTTTTGCAGATTCGATTTCCGATTGATCTTTTTGGATGTGTTCGTCAATGGATTTCATTTTAAGCTTTTCGTACTTTAGTAGACATACATAACATAGTTAATTTCTACTGAAATTGCATTATCTATGAACTAAATAAGTGTTCATTACAACATTATTTTTTTTTTTGAAATTGATTTTTATATTTTTTCGGACTCTAACCTCATTATTTCCTCTAGCGATGGTAAAACTGGGATTAGTTGATTTGGGTTTAAAGGGAATAAAGCTTTGTAGTAATCTTTTTTCCATTCATTGTCGAAGCATGTCCTATTTACGTTAGATAATTTAAAGAATTTTAATCTCCATTCAATAATCTTTTCAAAACTTGATAGTTCTTGTTCAGTACATTTGAAAAGTTTGCTATATATCAATTCCCATCTTATAAGCGTTGGAAAAAGGTAAATATCTGCGTAGGTTAACTCTTCTCCAAATATCCAGTCCCCCTTATTTTTCTGTAGTAAATTCTCAATTTCATTTATAGCTGAGAAAAGATTTTGACTTGCTTTTTCATAAGCTGACTGGTTTCTGGCGAAACCACATTTATATACGCCATCATTAATGCTGTTATTAACTAAATCTAAAAATTTTTGATTACAGTCTTTAATAGTTAATATCTGATATTTTGATTGAATTTTTATTAAATTGAGTAGTCTTATAATCTGTGAACTTTCATTAGATAGAATATTTACTTCATCTTTTACAAAGCTAATTAAAACAGGTAATGTCGCTCTAAAAATAATCTTTTTATTAGCTTTTTTGTAAAGGTCTGAAAGTCTCATACATCCCTTAATCTTTGTATTGAAAATCCATTCGCCATGCTCAATATCTGCTTTTAAAAAAATAACTTTAACTTTTTTAGATAGATGTTTTATTTCGTGGACGAGTAAAGTTCTTTGACACCATGGACAAGAATTCCCTACCAATAAATAAATTTGTCCACTCGCATTATTAATATCGTATTCACTATCAATTGTTATACCTTTAGGTCTTTTATAATTACCATGTAAATCCGATGGTGCGAAGCCATTCATTAATTGGGTCCAAAACCAAATCCAGAATTTTCTGGAGGCCTTTATAAGGTATTTATTTTGCATGAGATTTTATTTTTAAAGAAAAAATGACTGTTCAAAGAATACTTATTGTTTCAGGCACCCATGGGAATGAAATTAATCCTGTGTGGGCGGTTAAGCAATTTAATAGAAAGGAAAATAGGCTAAATTATGGTATTGAGTATGAGTACATCATAGGTAATCCTTTTGCCTATGAAAAAGGGTACAGATATATAGATGTAGATTTAAATAGATCTTTTAAAGAAAGTGAAAATTTTGATCAACATAAGAATAGCTCTTATGAGACTAATAGAGCTAATTTTTTAGTAGATGAATTTGGAATTAACGGATCTAAACCCTGTCAAATTGCAATCGATTTGCATACTACTACTGCAAATATGGGAACAAGTATTGTTTTGTATGGGAGGAGATCCAAAGATTTTTGTTTAGCTGCATTACTGCAGAACAAATTTGGATTGCCTATTTATTTACATGAAAAAGATAAAGTCCAAACAGGCTTTCTTGTAGAAGCTTGGCCATGCGGTTTAGTTATTGAAATAGGGGCTGTCGCACAAAATTTTTATGATCCAAACATCGTGAATAGATTCTCTCTAATAATTAGCTCCCTTAGGGAAGAGATAGATAAATTAAAAAATAAACTTATAGAACTTCCAAAGGAATTGGTTGTTCACGTTCATCAAGGGAGTATAGATTATCTAAGAGATGAAAAAGGAGATATTGATGGCCTAATTCATCCTGAGAGAATAAACCAAGATTGGAAAATGATAAAAAAAGGAGATCCATTATTTATTGATAGCCAGGGAATAATTCACAAATATGACCGAGATCAATTGATTTGGCCTGTTTTTATTGGAGAAGCCGCTTATAAGGAAAAAAAAATTGCGATGAGCTACACAACAAAAGAAGTGATTTGTTCCAAAAAACAATGGGTTCAGGAGTTTGAAAGTCTTTAAATTAAGAAACCAGAACAATAAACGACTTTTATTAGATAAGGATTTTTTATTTAATAGATAAGTTTATTTAATATTTAATACTTAATGTTTTTTTTATCAACTTTAATCTTGTTAAACCTAAATCCTTTCGCTCCAATAAATAACAGCTCCAAAACCCTCTAATTGCAGTCTTCTAAACCTAGCCTCTTTTAAGGAAACTACCTCTTTCGATCTTTTTCCGTTAAGAAGCCATTCGATTATTACCAAGTTAAATCACCAATAACAAAGAAAATATTAAGACACGAAGTTTCTTTTCTTGTATTTCGCAAAAATAACTTTACCTACAAAAAAATAATTTACACATTTTTAGCGATTTTGGTCTAAAATCATCGGAGCGGAATTTATTTTCCGTTTTTATTTACACGTCTCACTTTAGAGACATACTTTACGAACTCATGACAACTATTCAGCAGCAGCGTTCTTCGCTGTTAAAAGGTTGGCCACAGTTTTGTGAGTGGGTAACATCAACTAACAACAGAATTTATGTTGGTTGGTTCGGCGTCTTAATGATTCCATGCCTTCTTACAGCAGCGGCTTGCTTCATCGTTGCATTCATCGCAGCACCACCAGTAGACATCGACGGAATTAGAGAGCCAGTTGCTGGTTCATTCCTATACGGAAACAACATCATCTCAGGTGCAGTTGTTCCTTCATCTAACGCTATTGGTCTACACTTCTACCCAATTTGGGAAGCAGCTACTGTAGATGAGTGGTTATACAACGGTGGTCCTTACCAGCTTGTAATTTTCCACTTCCTAATTGGTATCTCAGCATACATGGGAAGACAGTGGGAGCTTTCATACCGTTTAGGTATGCGTCCTTGGATCTGTGTTGCATACTCTGCACCAGTTTCAGCAGCTTTCGCAGTATTCCTTGTATACCCATTCGGTCAAGGTTCATTCTCTGACGGAATGCCTCTAGGTATCTCTGGAACATTCAACTTCATGTTTGTTTTCCAAGCAGAGCACAACATTCTTATGCACCCATTCCACATGGCTGGTGTTGCTGGTATGTTCGGAGGATCTTTATTCTCAGCTATGCACGGTTCACTTGTTACTTCATCTCTAATCAGAGAAACAACTGAGACAGAGTCTCAGAACTATGGTTACAAGTTCGGACAAGAAGAAGAAACATACAACATCGTTGCAGCTCATGGCTACTTCGGTCGTTTGATCTTCCAATATGCAAGTTTCAACAACAGCAGAAGTCTTCACTTCTTCCTAGCTGTATTCCCAGTTGTTTGTGTATGGTTAACTTCAATGGGTATCTGCACAATGGCATTTAACCTTAACGGTTTCAACTTCAACCAGTCAGTTGTTGATGCAAACGGTAAGATTGTTCCTACATGGGGTGACGTTCTTAACAGAGCAAACCTAGGTATGGAAGTAATGCACGAGCGTAACGCTCACAACTTCCCACTTGATCTAGCAGCAGCTGAGTCTACAACAGTAGCTCTTTCAGCTCCAGCTATAGGTTAAGCTTAAAGTTCTTAAACTTACAAGCCCCCTTTTTGGGGGCTTTTTTTTGTTTAATTTTCAATTGTTTTCATATAATGTTTATATATAGATAAAACATTTGATATTTCTATGAGTAGTAGTTTTGGAAAAATTTTTCGTGTCAGTACTTTTGGAGAATCACATGGGGGTGCAGTAGGAGTTATCCTCGACGGATGTCCACCTAAGTTAAAAATAGATATAAATCTGATACAAAATGAATTAGATAGGCGCAGACCTGGCCAAAGTGACATTACAACACCCAGAAATGAAGAAGATAAAATTGAAATATTAAGTGGGATAAAGGAAGGGTTAACACTTGGAACTCCAATAGCAATGTTGGTAAGAAATAAGGATCAAAGACCAGGAGATTATAATAATTTGGAGCAGGTATTTAGACCTTCTCATGCAGATGGTACATATCATCTGAAATATGGAATTCAGGCAAGTTCTGGCGGTGGAAGAGCCTCTGCTAGAGAAACAATTGGGAGAGTAGCTGCTGGTGCTGTAGCAAAACAATTATTAAAAACCTTCTGTAAAACTGAAATACTATCTTGGGTAAAGCGTATACATGATATTGATTCTGATATAAATAAAGAGAAGATTTCTCTCAAAAAAATAGATTCTAATATTGTCAGATGTCCTGATGAAAAGGTATCAGCAGAAATGATAGAGAGAATTAAGGAATTAAAGAGTCAAGGAGACTCTTGCGGTGGTGTTATTGAATGTCTAGTAAGAAATGTTCCCTCTGGTCTTGGAATGCCTGTTTTTGATAAATTAGAAGCTGATTTGGCGAAGGCTTTGATGTCTTTGCCTGCCACGAAAGGCTTTGAAATAGGTTCAGGTTTCTCTGGAACTTATTTAAAAGGAAGCGAACATAATGATGCCTTCATCAAGTCTGATGATATTAGTAAGTTAAGAACAATATCAAACAATTCAGG contains the following coding sequences:
- a CDS encoding glutathione S-transferase family protein, whose amino-acid sequence is MQNKYLIKASRKFWIWFWTQLMNGFAPSDLHGNYKRPKGITIDSEYDINNASGQIYLLVGNSCPWCQRTLLVHEIKHLSKKVKVIFLKADIEHGEWIFNTKIKGCMRLSDLYKKANKKIIFRATLPVLISFVKDEVNILSNESSQIIRLLNLIKIQSKYQILTIKDCNQKFLDLVNNSINDGVYKCGFARNQSAYEKASQNLFSAINEIENLLQKNKGDWIFGEELTYADIYLFPTLIRWELIYSKLFKCTEQELSSFEKIIEWRLKFFKLSNVNRTCFDNEWKKDYYKALFPLNPNQLIPVLPSLEEIMRLESEKI
- the aroC gene encoding chorismate synthase yields the protein MSSSFGKIFRVSTFGESHGGAVGVILDGCPPKLKIDINLIQNELDRRRPGQSDITTPRNEEDKIEILSGIKEGLTLGTPIAMLVRNKDQRPGDYNNLEQVFRPSHADGTYHLKYGIQASSGGGRASARETIGRVAAGAVAKQLLKTFCKTEILSWVKRIHDIDSDINKEKISLKKIDSNIVRCPDEKVSAEMIERIKELKSQGDSCGGVIECLVRNVPSGLGMPVFDKLEADLAKALMSLPATKGFEIGSGFSGTYLKGSEHNDAFIKSDDISKLRTISNNSGGIQGGISNGENIDMKIAFKPTATIGKEQKTVNAKGKEVLMKAKGRHDPCVLPRAVPMVDAMVALVLADHLLLNHAQCDLINK
- a CDS encoding CP12 domain-containing protein produces the protein MKSIDEHIQKDQSEIESAKAEGNLPKVRHLTEELKELEEYKGHHPEDKHDPNALELFCDANPDEPECLVYDD
- the psbA gene encoding photosystem II q(b) protein; translation: MTTIQQQRSSLLKGWPQFCEWVTSTNNRIYVGWFGVLMIPCLLTAAACFIVAFIAAPPVDIDGIREPVAGSFLYGNNIISGAVVPSSNAIGLHFYPIWEAATVDEWLYNGGPYQLVIFHFLIGISAYMGRQWELSYRLGMRPWICVAYSAPVSAAFAVFLVYPFGQGSFSDGMPLGISGTFNFMFVFQAEHNILMHPFHMAGVAGMFGGSLFSAMHGSLVTSSLIRETTETESQNYGYKFGQEEETYNIVAAHGYFGRLIFQYASFNNSRSLHFFLAVFPVVCVWLTSMGICTMAFNLNGFNFNQSVVDANGKIVPTWGDVLNRANLGMEVMHERNAHNFPLDLAAAESTTVALSAPAIG
- the obgE gene encoding GTPase ObgE; its protein translation is MQFIDQANIILKAGKGGNGIVSFRREKFVPAGGPSGGNGGRGGSVILMADNNLQTLLDFKFKREIIAEDGCKGGPNKRSGASGEDRILKVPCGTEIRDIKTGIILGDLTKDKQSLTIAIGGRGGHGNAYYLSNQNRAPESFTEGKDGEIWEVQLELKLLAEVGIIGLPNAGKSTLISVVSSARPKIANYPFTTLIPNLGVVRKIDGNGCLFADIPGLISGAADGVGLGHDFLRHIQRTKILVHLIDAIAENPLHDFEIIEQELKKYGKGLLDKERIIVLNKMELVDDDYLKIITKKLEDLSKKKVLVISSSLKKGLSSLLSEVWKRI
- a CDS encoding aspartoacylase, whose amino-acid sequence is MTVQRILIVSGTHGNEINPVWAVKQFNRKENRLNYGIEYEYIIGNPFAYEKGYRYIDVDLNRSFKESENFDQHKNSSYETNRANFLVDEFGINGSKPCQIAIDLHTTTANMGTSIVLYGRRSKDFCLAALLQNKFGLPIYLHEKDKVQTGFLVEAWPCGLVIEIGAVAQNFYDPNIVNRFSLIISSLREEIDKLKNKLIELPKELVVHVHQGSIDYLRDEKGDIDGLIHPERINQDWKMIKKGDPLFIDSQGIIHKYDRDQLIWPVFIGEAAYKEKKIAMSYTTKEVICSKKQWVQEFESL